The following proteins are encoded in a genomic region of Astatotilapia calliptera chromosome 22, fAstCal1.2, whole genome shotgun sequence:
- the LOC113014797 gene encoding glutathione S-transferase A-like: MAKDMTLLWGSGSPPCWRIMIALEEKNLQGYNQKLLSFEKGEHKSKEVMDINPRGQLPAFKCGDKIINESCGVCFFLESKYKSQGTKLIPDCDAEQALMFQRVFEVNTFGDKMGNVIYYNWKVPEGERHDSAIKRNKEALTAEVKLWEGYLQKTSGGFLAGKNFSLADVIVFPAIAYLYRFGLSEERYPKLTEYYKNLMNRPSIKATWPPTWKETPGQDILKDI; encoded by the exons ATGGCCAAGGACATGACTCTGCTGTGGGGCTCCGGATCTCCTCCCTGCTGGAGGATAATGATCGCTCTGGAGGAGAAGAACCTGCAAGGATACAACCAAAAACTGCTCTCCTTTGAGAAGGGGGAGCACAAGTCAAAGGAAGTCATGGACATTAACCCCAGGGGTCAG CTTCCTGCCTTCAAATGTGGGGACAAAATCATCAATGAGTCCTGCGGTGTATGCTTCTTCTTAGAG tCCAAGTACAAGTCACAGGGAACCAAGCTGATCCCCGACTGCGATGCGGAACAAGCATTGATGTTCCAGCGTGTGTTTGAGGTTAACACATTCGGAGACAAAATGG GAAATGTTATCTACTACAACTGGAAGGtcccagagggagagagacacgACTCTGCCattaagagaaacaaagaagctCTGACCGCTGAGGTCAAGCTTTGGGAGGGATACCTGCAGAAG acATCAGGCGGTTTCCTGGCAGGAAAGAACTTTTCCCTGGCCGATGTGATTGTTTTTCCAGCCATTGCTTATCTCTACCGCTTTGG GCTTTCTGAAGAGCGGTACCCAAAACTGACAGAATACTATAAAAATCTGATGAACAGACCCAGCATCAAAGCCACCTGGCCTCCTACTTGGAAGGAGACACCAGGACAGGACATACTTAAAGACATCTGA